The following proteins come from a genomic window of Thermodesulfovibrionales bacterium:
- the nifU gene encoding Fe-S cluster assembly scaffold protein NifU codes for MYSQKVMDHFMNPRNVGEMPDADGIGTEGNPVCGDVMKLYIKVKDDRIVDAKFQTFGCGAAIAVSSMITEMVKGKTLDEALKISKETVADALGGLPPQKMHCSNLGADALRKAIEDYLSKKKG; via the coding sequence ATGTACAGTCAGAAGGTAATGGATCATTTCATGAATCCAAGAAATGTAGGAGAGATGCCTGATGCAGATGGTATTGGAACTGAGGGAAATCCTGTCTGTGGAGATGTTATGAAGCTATATATAAAAGTGAAGGATGACAGGATTGTTGATGCAAAGTTTCAGACATTTGGCTGTGGTGCAGCAATTGCTGTAAGCAGCATGATAACAGAGATGGTTAAGGGCAAGACCCTTGATGAGGCATTAAAGATTTCAAAGGAAACAGTGGCAGATGCCCTTGGTGGTCTACCACCACAGAAGATGCACTGTTCAAATCTCGGAGCAGATGCCTTAAGAAAGGCCATAGAAGATTATCTCTCAAAAAAGAAGGGCTAA
- a CDS encoding menaquinone biosynthesis decarboxylase, giving the protein MAYKDLREFIKVLEERGLLKRISVEVDPVLEIAEINDRIVKQGGPALLFEKPKGSRFPCAVNLFGSFERMRLALEVNDLDEIGQRMLEFLEPEIPTNIIEKLKMLPKLKRLSDFLPKYVKYGPCKEVIIKDKPSLEIFPILKTWPLDGGRFITLPLVFTKDPETGARNCGMYRMQVYDERTTGMHWHMHKDGARHYRKAEAMGKRLEVAVAIGSDPATIYSATAPLPEGIDEMLFAGFLRQEPVELVKCETVDLEVPANSEIVLEGYCEPFERRIEGPFGDHTGYYSLQDEFPVFHITCITHRKDAIYPATIVGKPPMEDCFIAKATERIFLPLIKKQLPEIVDMNLPIEGVFHNLAIVSIDKRYPGHARKVMYALWGMGQLSFTKIIIVMDKDVNVQDISEVLWRIGNNVDPKRDVVILEGPLDVLEHASPIPAYGGKMGIDATKKWLSEGFTRPWPPDIKMSEEIVRLVTERWKEYGF; this is encoded by the coding sequence ATGGCTTACAAAGACCTGAGGGAATTCATAAAGGTCCTTGAAGAAAGGGGACTTCTTAAAAGGATATCTGTTGAGGTTGATCCAGTACTTGAGATAGCAGAGATCAATGACAGGATTGTAAAACAGGGAGGACCGGCACTACTTTTTGAAAAACCGAAAGGTTCAAGATTTCCATGTGCTGTTAATCTCTTTGGCTCCTTTGAAAGGATGAGACTTGCTCTTGAGGTTAATGACCTTGATGAGATAGGTCAGAGGATGCTTGAATTCTTAGAGCCAGAGATACCTACTAATATAATAGAAAAGCTTAAGATGCTTCCAAAGCTTAAGAGACTCTCTGATTTTCTTCCAAAATATGTGAAATACGGTCCATGTAAGGAGGTAATAATAAAAGATAAGCCTTCCCTTGAAATATTTCCCATTCTCAAGACCTGGCCCCTTGATGGTGGAAGATTCATAACCCTTCCCTTGGTCTTTACAAAGGATCCAGAAACAGGAGCGAGGAATTGCGGGATGTACAGGATGCAGGTTTACGATGAAAGGACAACAGGCATGCACTGGCATATGCATAAAGATGGTGCAAGGCACTATAGAAAGGCAGAGGCAATGGGCAAGAGGCTTGAGGTAGCTGTAGCAATTGGCTCTGATCCAGCTACAATATATTCTGCTACAGCACCACTTCCAGAGGGTATTGATGAGATGCTCTTTGCAGGATTCCTGAGACAGGAACCTGTAGAGCTCGTTAAATGCGAGACAGTTGATTTGGAGGTTCCAGCTAATTCAGAGATTGTTCTTGAAGGATACTGTGAGCCCTTTGAAAGAAGAATAGAAGGCCCTTTTGGTGATCATACAGGATATTATTCCCTGCAGGACGAATTCCCTGTATTTCACATAACCTGCATAACCCACAGGAAGGATGCCATATATCCTGCCACTATTGTTGGAAAGCCTCCAATGGAGGACTGCTTTATTGCAAAGGCAACGGAGAGGATATTCCTTCCATTAATAAAAAAACAGCTTCCAGAGATAGTGGACATGAATCTTCCAATTGAGGGAGTCTTTCACAATTTAGCAATAGTCTCTATTGATAAGCGTTATCCAGGCCATGCAAGAAAGGTCATGTATGCCCTCTGGGGAATGGGACAGCTCAGCTTTACAAAGATAATCATTGTTATGGACAAAGATGTAAATGTCCAGGATATCTCGGAGGTTCTCTGGAGGATAGGCAATAATGTTGACCCCAAAAGAGATGTTGTTATTCTTGAAGGTCCCCTTGATGTCCTTGAGCATGCCTCTCCCATACCTGCCTATGGTGGAAAGATGGGTATAGATGCCACAAAAAAATGGCTCTCTGAAGGATTCACAAGACCCTGGCCACCAGATATAAAGATGTCAGAGGAGATTGTGAGGCTTGTCACAGAAAGGTGGAAGGAATATGGATTCTGA
- a CDS encoding PfkB family carbohydrate kinase — protein sequence MISGLWKDVSVMGIGALNMDYLFRVDEFLADGETFVQEFYKSPGGSAANTVSILSQLSIPCSFFGVLGNDDDGDLIEESLKRKGVRLCINRVKGQTGKAFVFVDGLGRRSIYVLPGVNLCLEEIDYPTEGDFQLVHVTSLAGERAFKRQMEWVLKLSGDIRVSFSPGMLYVKYGLEILEPILRRSSILFLNKDELELLTPSMDLESAIKKIHGLGPEFISVTLGREGAILSLKEELHYQRSLAEKVIDTTGAGDAFSAGVLYGLIKGFDLKKCGVAGSYLSSKVLKTWGAQIEITEKELEDFIGV from the coding sequence ATGATTTCAGGGCTTTGGAAAGACGTTTCTGTTATGGGCATTGGCGCACTAAATATGGATTATCTTTTCAGGGTTGATGAATTCCTTGCTGATGGCGAAACCTTTGTGCAGGAGTTTTATAAATCACCTGGAGGTAGTGCAGCAAATACAGTTTCAATACTTTCACAGCTTTCGATACCTTGTTCTTTTTTTGGTGTACTGGGAAATGATGATGATGGAGACCTGATTGAAGAATCTCTGAAGAGAAAAGGGGTCAGGCTTTGTATTAATAGAGTGAAGGGACAGACAGGAAAGGCCTTTGTATTTGTCGATGGTCTCGGAAGGCGTTCTATCTATGTGCTGCCAGGTGTGAATCTATGCCTTGAAGAAATTGATTATCCAACGGAAGGGGATTTTCAGTTAGTTCATGTAACAAGCCTTGCTGGAGAAAGGGCCTTTAAGAGACAGATGGAGTGGGTATTAAAACTTTCAGGAGATATCAGGGTCAGTTTCTCTCCAGGTATGTTATATGTGAAGTATGGACTGGAAATTCTAGAGCCCATTCTTAGAAGGTCCAGCATATTATTTCTCAATAAAGATGAACTGGAGTTATTAACTCCTTCAATGGATTTAGAAAGTGCCATAAAAAAAATTCACGGTCTTGGACCTGAATTCATCTCCGTGACACTCGGCAGGGAAGGAGCTATATTAAGCTTAAAAGAAGAGCTTCATTATCAGAGGAGCCTTGCAGAAAAGGTCATTGATACCACAGGTGCTGGAGATGCCTTTTCTGCTGGTGTGCTTTATGGATTGATTAAAGGATTTGATTTAAAAAAATGTGGCGTAGCCGGAAGCTATCTATCCTCAAAGGTACTTAAGACCTGGGGAGCTCAGATTGAGATTACTGAAAAGGAGCTGGAAGACTTTATTGGAGTATAA
- a CDS encoding HAD hydrolase family protein → MKRLKGSSGLIAFDLEGPLSPQDNAFEVMGLTERGYELFERISRYDDILTLEERPGYEPGDTLYLIVPFLLSEGITGEDILKVSQKAGLTPGAKETVEKLKDKGFPVVIISTSYEPHAHNIGSRLGISPEFIACTAFKANLRLRTEERELILSEKKRILEISLNDDERLKKELDEFYFKKLPHLEIYSYIKEIRVTGGRRKVEALIGFMEKFNVEPSKTVCIGDSITDFRMLDYVNKSGGLAIVFNGNEYSLPYGTIAVASETLEAVILPIENFYRYGYEGLKALNPVPYNAEYALIRETEDMEALITVHKIMRRKIRGRAAQLG, encoded by the coding sequence GTGAAGAGATTGAAAGGTTCATCAGGGCTAATAGCCTTTGACCTGGAAGGACCGCTTTCACCTCAGGATAATGCCTTTGAGGTTATGGGTCTTACAGAAAGAGGTTATGAACTCTTTGAAAGGATTTCAAGATACGATGACATACTCACCCTTGAAGAGAGGCCTGGTTATGAACCAGGTGATACACTATATCTGATAGTTCCTTTTCTCCTTTCAGAAGGCATTACCGGAGAGGACATATTAAAGGTCTCCCAGAAGGCAGGGCTTACACCAGGAGCAAAAGAGACTGTTGAGAAACTTAAAGATAAGGGATTCCCGGTTGTTATTATATCAACAAGCTATGAACCACATGCTCATAACATAGGCTCAAGGCTCGGCATATCACCGGAATTCATTGCCTGCACAGCCTTTAAGGCTAATTTAAGGCTTAGGACTGAAGAAAGGGAATTGATTCTTTCAGAGAAAAAAAGGATACTGGAGATTTCCTTAAATGATGATGAAAGACTTAAGAAGGAACTTGATGAGTTTTATTTTAAGAAATTGCCTCATTTAGAAATTTACAGTTATATAAAGGAGATCAGGGTTACCGGTGGCAGGAGAAAGGTAGAAGCATTGATAGGATTTATGGAGAAGTTTAATGTTGAACCTTCAAAAACAGTTTGTATTGGCGATAGCATTACTGATTTCAGGATGCTTGATTATGTTAATAAAAGTGGAGGGCTTGCTATTGTCTTTAATGGAAATGAATACTCCCTTCCCTATGGAACAATTGCCGTTGCCTCAGAAACACTTGAGGCAGTTATACTGCCAATTGAAAATTTTTACAGATATGGATATGAAGGCTTGAAGGCTCTTAATCCTGTTCCATACAATGCAGAGTATGCCCTTATACGTGAGACAGAAGATATGGAGGCACTGATTACAGTTCACAAAATAATGAGAAGAAAGATTCGTGGAAGGGCTGCCCAGCTTGGGTAA
- a CDS encoding formyltransferase family protein, with product MQIGWFSTGRDEEARRLLQVVLRERERGLRIDIAFLFCNRERGESPITDRFLDYAESQGLKTITFSSKKFLPDMRLRDRELWREEYHNEVWKLIRDYRVEFSFLAGYMLIAGKSLTEKHRMLNLHPAIPGGPKGSWQEVVWELIRTRAYYAGAQIHLVTPELDEGPAVTYCRFSLRRPDFELLWNKLEADLMNMSLMDIKKIYGEEYPLFKRIREEEFLREIPLIIITLKRFSERGFNLEEIKAGGIDLSEEIERFIRANSL from the coding sequence ATGCAGATAGGATGGTTTTCCACAGGTAGAGATGAGGAGGCAAGGAGGCTCCTTCAGGTGGTTCTAAGGGAAAGGGAGAGGGGGCTCAGGATTGATATAGCCTTTTTATTCTGCAACAGGGAAAGAGGAGAATCTCCTATCACAGATAGATTTCTTGATTACGCAGAGTCTCAGGGTCTTAAGACCATAACATTTTCATCAAAAAAATTCCTTCCTGATATGAGACTTCGTGACAGAGAATTGTGGCGGGAGGAGTATCACAATGAGGTCTGGAAGCTTATCAGAGATTACAGGGTAGAGTTTTCCTTTCTGGCTGGTTATATGCTTATTGCCGGAAAGTCACTTACAGAAAAACACAGGATGTTGAACCTCCATCCAGCAATACCGGGAGGTCCAAAGGGCAGCTGGCAGGAGGTGGTGTGGGAATTAATAAGGACAAGAGCTTATTATGCTGGTGCCCAGATACACCTTGTCACGCCTGAGCTTGATGAAGGACCTGCTGTGACTTACTGCAGGTTCAGTCTGAGGAGACCAGATTTTGAGCTCCTTTGGAACAAACTTGAAGCAGATCTCATGAATATGTCCTTAATGGATATTAAAAAAATCTATGGCGAGGAATATCCACTATTTAAAAGGATAAGAGAAGAAGAATTCCTGAGGGAAATACCGCTGATAATTATAACTTTAAAAAGATTTTCTGAGAGGGGTTTTAATTTAGAAGAAATAAAAGCAGGAGGAATTGATCTGAGTGAAGAGATTGAAAGGTTCATCAGGGCTAATAGCCTTTGA
- a CDS encoding transporter substrate-binding domain-containing protein — translation MGFSLIKIFIPLFIFIKIIIPARSFSAEKEIKVVASIYPPFVFYENGRLAGFDIDLLEMICRTNGLICPVEIVPFQEVLNALKEGRADIGIGAIYVTDERERFIKFTSPYLETGLVYVYRADSEPEADLSGKRIGVKKLATGEIKARELAKKFKNLQIITFASTEESINALIEGTVDLVINDYINSMVLMHEKYLGKIKIKKGILGFPDLLTRDSIAIAVNRERGDLRDIFESTLKEFREGGIMKRMLEKWTPVRSVQDYRKFIVYGLMGLIGLGFLFAGITGYLRHRERYRLIRENEERFRSLIENAPNPVIITTETGRITFLNRNFRDITGYDIEKIKTLSELNQYLECNPPFREFNSPQEAINEYLDYRIRCADGKSRVWNFQLSSISMGNRERTFIIIANDITDKKEMEEKLRLAQKMEIIGRFTGSIAHDFNNYLTAIIGFSEIVSMKLNDYPELKRHIDAVLESAEKAASLIKQLLAFSRKQVMKPQVMNLNEIVLGISKLIKKIIGEDIELKLDLYPSLWNIKADPAQIEQVVMNLVSNASDAMPDGGVLTIHTSNTFFDDDCAMTEPSVTPGEYVMLAVEDTGIGMTEEVKARIFEPFFTTKEKGKGTGLGLATVYGIVKQSGGHISVHSEQGRGSTFKIYFPKTDEQPAQISSTLFPESIPSGDESILIVEDNKAVREFMKSVLIELGYRVYEAEDGIKALEILKEKEGKVDLLITDLIMPKMRGDRLAKEVEALYPGLKILLISGYTEDIKIEKGSFKQEIKFLDKPLNARQLAVVVREVLDS, via the coding sequence ATGGGGTTTTCACTTATAAAAATATTTATACCACTTTTTATATTTATAAAGATAATCATACCCGCACGCTCTTTCTCAGCTGAAAAGGAGATTAAGGTCGTTGCCTCTATATATCCTCCTTTTGTTTTTTATGAAAATGGAAGACTTGCAGGTTTTGATATAGACCTTCTTGAAATGATATGCAGGACAAATGGTTTGATATGTCCGGTTGAGATTGTTCCTTTTCAGGAAGTTCTAAATGCACTTAAAGAAGGCAGGGCAGATATAGGCATTGGTGCTATATACGTAACTGATGAAAGAGAGAGATTTATTAAATTTACATCTCCTTATCTTGAAACCGGTCTAGTCTATGTTTACAGGGCAGACAGTGAGCCTGAAGCAGATCTATCAGGTAAGAGGATCGGTGTTAAAAAACTTGCAACAGGTGAGATAAAGGCAAGGGAGCTTGCAAAAAAGTTCAAGAATCTTCAGATTATCACCTTCGCCTCAACAGAAGAAAGCATTAATGCCCTTATAGAGGGCACTGTGGATCTCGTGATAAATGACTATATTAATTCGATGGTACTGATGCACGAAAAATACCTTGGAAAGATTAAGATCAAGAAGGGAATTTTGGGTTTTCCCGACCTTTTAACCCGAGACAGCATTGCAATTGCAGTGAACAGAGAAAGAGGTGATTTAAGGGATATATTTGAAAGTACACTCAAGGAGTTCAGAGAGGGTGGTATTATGAAAAGGATGCTTGAAAAATGGACTCCTGTCCGTAGCGTGCAGGATTACAGGAAATTTATTGTTTATGGACTGATGGGTCTTATTGGTCTGGGATTTCTTTTTGCTGGTATCACTGGATATTTAAGACATCGGGAGCGATATAGATTAATAAGGGAAAACGAGGAAAGATTTCGTTCTTTGATAGAGAATGCACCGAACCCGGTAATAATTACGACTGAAACAGGAAGGATTACTTTTCTTAACAGAAACTTCAGAGACATAACTGGTTATGATATAGAAAAGATTAAAACCCTGAGTGAGTTGAATCAATATCTTGAATGTAACCCTCCCTTTAGAGAATTCAACTCCCCGCAAGAGGCAATTAATGAATATTTAGATTACAGGATCAGATGTGCTGATGGAAAGAGCAGGGTGTGGAATTTTCAGTTGAGTTCCATATCAATGGGAAACAGGGAGCGTACATTTATTATTATTGCAAATGACATAACAGACAAAAAAGAAATGGAAGAGAAATTAAGGCTGGCACAGAAGATGGAGATTATAGGAAGATTCACAGGAAGCATTGCCCATGATTTTAATAATTATCTAACAGCTATAATAGGTTTTTCCGAGATTGTATCTATGAAGTTGAATGATTATCCGGAATTAAAAAGACATATAGATGCTGTCCTTGAATCAGCAGAGAAGGCAGCTTCACTCATAAAGCAACTCCTTGCCTTCAGCAGAAAACAGGTTATGAAACCTCAGGTTATGAATCTGAATGAGATTGTTCTGGGTATCTCAAAACTTATAAAGAAAATTATAGGAGAAGACATAGAGCTTAAACTTGACCTTTATCCCTCTTTATGGAATATAAAGGCTGACCCTGCACAGATTGAACAGGTGGTGATGAATCTTGTCTCAAATGCAAGTGATGCTATGCCTGATGGAGGTGTTCTTACCATTCATACATCGAATACATTTTTTGATGATGATTGTGCCATGACTGAGCCTTCCGTAACGCCTGGAGAATATGTCATGCTAGCTGTGGAAGATACGGGTATAGGTATGACTGAGGAAGTAAAGGCCCGTATATTCGAACCCTTTTTCACGACAAAGGAGAAAGGAAAGGGTACAGGTCTTGGCCTTGCGACTGTATATGGAATAGTTAAGCAGAGCGGAGGACATATCTCAGTGCACAGTGAGCAAGGTCGTGGTTCGACATTTAAGATATACTTTCCAAAAACAGATGAGCAACCTGCTCAGATATCTTCGACCTTATTTCCGGAGAGTATACCCTCTGGAGATGAAAGTATACTTATTGTTGAAGACAACAAAGCGGTACGGGAGTTCATGAAGAGTGTTTTAATAGAACTCGGATACCGTGTTTATGAGGCTGAGGATGGTATTAAGGCTCTTGAGATACTTAAAGAAAAAGAGGGAAAGGTAGACCTTTTAATTACTGACCTGATAATGCCAAAGATGAGAGGTGACAGGCTAGCAAAGGAAGTCGAGGCCCTCTATCCGGGCCTTAAAATACTTTTGATTTCAGGATATACTGAGGACATAAAAATTGAAAAAGGGAGTTTTAAACAGGAGATAAAATTTCTTGATAAGCCTCTAAATGCACGACAGTTGGCTGTAGTTGTAAGAGAGGTCTTAGATTCTTAA
- the speD gene encoding adenosylmethionine decarboxylase gives MHALGIHLLVELRDCNPEILKNLGEVRDALVTAAKKAKATIIDVSFHEFNPFGISGMVIIAESHLSIHTWPEYGYAAVDIFTCGDTIKPEVAAEYLIKRFESKNPSIVEMKRGILSLDGRKLPHKVTDVQLELVT, from the coding sequence TTGCATGCTTTAGGTATTCACTTATTAGTTGAATTAAGGGATTGTAATCCTGAGATTCTCAAGAATCTTGGAGAAGTTCGTGACGCCCTAGTAACAGCTGCAAAGAAAGCAAAGGCCACAATTATTGATGTATCCTTTCATGAATTCAATCCATTCGGAATTAGCGGCATGGTTATCATTGCCGAATCTCACCTCTCCATTCACACCTGGCCAGAATACGGTTATGCAGCTGTAGACATCTTTACCTGTGGTGACACTATCAAGCCGGAGGTAGCTGCCGAGTATCTGATTAAGAGATTTGAATCCAAAAATCCCTCAATTGTGGAGATGAAGCGAGGAATCCTTTCTCTTGATGGAAGAAAGCTACCACACAAGGTAACAGATGTTCAGCTTGAGCTTGTAACCTGA
- a CDS encoding phosphoglycerate kinase, which translates to MANNEITPANVLNKLSIEDLNIKGKRVFIRADFNVPLDEAQNITDDRRIRSTLPTINYAIDEGASVILASHLGRPKGKVDPKFSLRPVAKRLSRLLNKEVIFLEDCIGAEVEKAVKNMGKGDVILLENLRFHPEEEKNDDNFAKALASLADYYVNDAFGAAHRAHASIVGIPKYIPGAAGFLMRKEIQYLKGAVESPVRPFVAILGGAKVSGKIGVLENLAQKVDKVIVGGGMAFTFIKAMGFDVGDSLVEEEMIDLATRIMDRLRESRVKFYLPVDCVIAQSVEKGAETKIVPIQEIPKGWKALDIGPASTRLFAEVIQDAKTIIWNGPMGVFEIDAFSRGTFAVARAVADAYALTIVGGGDTDLAVHRAGVSDSISFISTGGGAALQLLEGKELPGIAALKDKT; encoded by the coding sequence ATGGCAAATAATGAGATTACTCCAGCAAATGTCCTTAATAAACTTTCCATTGAAGATCTCAATATAAAAGGCAAGAGGGTTTTTATTAGGGCTGATTTCAATGTTCCTCTTGATGAGGCACAGAATATTACAGATGATAGAAGGATACGTTCAACACTTCCAACAATCAATTATGCAATTGATGAAGGTGCCTCCGTGATCCTTGCTTCTCATCTTGGAAGACCAAAGGGAAAGGTTGATCCAAAATTCAGTCTGAGACCTGTAGCGAAGAGACTGAGCAGGCTTCTGAATAAAGAGGTCATCTTTCTGGAAGATTGCATAGGTGCTGAGGTTGAGAAAGCTGTAAAAAATATGGGTAAGGGTGATGTAATACTTCTTGAAAACCTGAGATTTCATCCTGAGGAAGAAAAGAATGACGATAATTTTGCTAAGGCCCTTGCAAGCCTTGCAGATTACTATGTTAATGATGCCTTCGGAGCTGCACACAGGGCACATGCCTCTATTGTGGGTATTCCAAAATACATACCCGGTGCAGCAGGATTTTTGATGAGAAAGGAGATTCAGTACCTTAAGGGTGCTGTGGAGTCACCTGTGAGGCCCTTTGTTGCAATTCTAGGAGGAGCAAAAGTCTCAGGTAAGATCGGTGTGTTAGAGAACCTCGCTCAGAAGGTTGACAAAGTAATAGTTGGCGGTGGAATGGCATTCACATTTATCAAGGCTATGGGGTTTGATGTCGGTGATTCTCTTGTAGAAGAGGAGATGATTGACCTGGCTACAAGAATAATGGACAGGCTTCGTGAGAGCCGGGTTAAATTTTATCTTCCCGTGGATTGTGTAATAGCGCAGTCAGTTGAAAAGGGTGCCGAAACAAAGATAGTACCCATTCAGGAAATTCCTAAAGGCTGGAAAGCTCTTGATATAGGTCCTGCATCCACAAGACTCTTTGCTGAGGTCATACAGGATGCAAAGACGATTATATGGAATGGACCTATGGGAGTTTTTGAGATAGATGCCTTTTCCCGTGGGACCTTTGCTGTGGCAAGGGCAGTAGCAGATGCCTATGCACTAACAATTGTAGGCGGCGGGGATACAGATCTTGCTGTCCACAGAGCAGGGGTGTCAGACAGTATATCCTTTATTTCAACGGGAGGAGGAGCTGCCCTACAGCTACTTGAAGGTAAGGAACTCCCCGGTATTGCAGCACTCAAGGATAAAACATGA
- the gap gene encoding type I glyceraldehyde-3-phosphate dehydrogenase has protein sequence MAVRVGINGFGRIGRNFFRACSEVKDLEIVAVNDLTDSKTLAHLLKYDSVHGIFRADIGYTSDSITVNGKNIKVFAQTEPEKIPWEDLGVEIVVESTGRFTDRAGASKHLRGGVKYVIISAPAKDPDVTVCMGVNEEMIDKKAHKIISNASCTTNCLAPVAKVLHKEFGIIKGFMTTIHSYTNDQRILDLPHKDLRRARAAALNMIPTTTGAAKAVGLVLPELKGKLDGIAIRVPTANVSLVDLVAEVSKDVTVEEVNGALKRAAEGSLKGIMEYSEEPLVSTDLNGNPHSAIVDASLTAVIEKRMVKVFAWYDNEWGYSSRLKDLILYLLK, from the coding sequence ATGGCTGTCAGGGTAGGTATTAATGGTTTTGGAAGAATTGGAAGGAATTTTTTCCGGGCTTGCTCGGAAGTCAAGGATTTAGAGATAGTGGCTGTTAATGACCTTACGGATTCAAAGACCCTCGCCCATCTCCTTAAATACGATTCAGTTCACGGAATATTCAGGGCCGATATAGGCTATACCTCTGATAGCATCACGGTTAATGGAAAGAATATTAAGGTATTTGCACAAACAGAGCCTGAAAAGATACCCTGGGAAGACCTCGGCGTGGAAATAGTAGTAGAATCTACGGGAAGATTCACAGACAGGGCTGGAGCCTCAAAGCATCTTAGGGGCGGTGTGAAATATGTAATAATTTCTGCCCCTGCAAAAGACCCTGATGTGACAGTGTGTATGGGAGTAAATGAAGAGATGATTGATAAAAAGGCCCATAAGATAATATCCAATGCCTCATGCACCACAAACTGCCTTGCTCCTGTAGCAAAGGTTCTTCACAAAGAATTTGGAATAATTAAAGGTTTTATGACAACAATCCACTCCTATACAAATGACCAGAGAATTCTTGATCTTCCCCACAAAGACCTCAGAAGGGCAAGGGCTGCTGCATTAAACATGATTCCCACTACAACAGGTGCTGCAAAGGCTGTTGGCCTGGTGCTGCCAGAGCTTAAGGGCAAGCTTGACGGCATAGCCATAAGGGTTCCAACAGCAAATGTATCCCTTGTTGACCTGGTTGCAGAGGTAAGCAAGGATGTTACTGTTGAAGAAGTCAATGGAGCACTTAAACGGGCTGCGGAAGGGTCTCTTAAAGGTATCATGGAGTATTCTGAAGAGCCACTTGTATCAACTGATCTTAACGGCAATCCCCATTCAGCAATAGTTGATGCTAGCCTTACAGCCGTTATAGAAAAAAGGATGGTCAAGGTATTTGCCTGGTATGATAATGAATGGGGTTACAGCAGCAGACTGAAGGACTTAATACTCTATCTTTTAAAATGA